The Acutalibacter muris genomic sequence CCCTGCCGGAGGAGATGAGCCTTGAGGAGGGCGCGATGATAGAGCCCTTGGCGGTGGCGGTGCACGCAGTGCGCCGGGCCGGGGACGTTAGGGGCCGTGACATATGCGTGCTGGGGGCCGGACCCATAGGCATACTGGTGGCCCAGGCGGCCAAGGGCATGGGGGCCGGCCGGGTGATGGTGACGGACGTGAGCAATCTACGGCTGGAGAAGGCGAAGGAGTGCGGCGCGGACGCGGTGGTGAACACCAGAGAGCGGGACTTCGGAGAGGCCTTTGCGGAGTTCTTCGGGCCGGATAAGGCGGACGTTATCTATGACTGCGCCGGGAACGACGTTACCATGGGCCAGGCCATAAAGTACGCCAGAAAGGGCAGCACTATAATCCTGGTGGCGGTCTTTGCCAAGATTGCGAACATTGACCTTGCGGTTTTAAACGACCATGAGCTGGACCTTAATACCTCTATGATGTACAGAAGCGAGGACTATGAGAAGGCCATAGAGCTTGTGCAGGAGGGGAAGGTGCGGCTTATGCCGCTGTTGTCGAAGCGGTTCCCCTTCAAGGAATATCTGGAAGCATATAAGTACATAGACGGGAACAGGGAGTCCACCATGAAGGTGCTCATAGACGTGCAGAGATGATAAGGGATATTAACAACCGGGACGCGGCGTTCCAGAAATTGCAGGTGCTGAAAACCAACAGAAACAAGCGGCACAGATACGGCCAGTTTTTGGTGGAGGGCGTGCGGAACATCAACCAGGCCGCGGCCAACGGCTGGGAGATAGCGTCCTTTGTGTACCCCCGGGACCGGGAGCTTTCGGATTGGGCCAAGGGTATGCTGAGAGACGTGAGAACACAGGAGAACCTACGGCTGGGTCCTGGGCTGATGGAGGAGCTCAGCGGCAAGGAGGACACCTCTGAGCTGATGGCTGTGGTGAATATGCGCAGCGGCGGGGCCGGGGAGTTCAGGCTGCCGGAGAATCCGCTGCTGGTGCTGTTCGACAGGCCCTCCAACAGAGGAAACTTGGGGACGCTGCTGCGCTCCTGCGACGGATTGGGGGCCGACGGGCTGATACTTACCGGGCACGGGGTGGACCTCTATGACCCGGAGGTGGTGACGGCCAGTATGGGGTCGTTCTTCCGGGTACAGGCGGCGCAGATGGAGCTCAGGGACGTGACAGCCTATATTGAGGAGCTGCGGGAGAGATATCCGGGGTTTCGGACGGTGGGGACCACGGCCCATAGGCAGAGGGCGGTCTGGGGGGAGGACCTCTCTGGGCCTGTGCTGCTTATGCTGGGGAACGAGACGGAGGGGCTCAGTTATGGGTTCAAGCAGAGCTGCGATGTATTGTGTACGATACCCATGGCGGAGGAGGGGTCCGCCAGTTCGTTTAACGTAGCGTGCGCGGGGACTGTGCTGATGTATGAGGCGGTGCGGCAGCGCGCGGAGCGCGGGTAAAAGTTTCGTCAACCTTTTCAAAGGTTGCGGGGTTTGGGGGCAGTTGACATTCGCTGCGCGAAGTCGCCCCAAGGTCTAAAAGCGGGCAGGGATATGCCCGCTTAATATTTGTCTTTGTCTTCTGTTGCCTTGCGGAACGCTTCGCGCATATTCCCGCCGCCCTTTGGCAGGAGCGCCTGGCGCGCCAGAATATCCCTTATCTCCCCATTGGCCTGCTCCACCTCCAGGCGAAGCTCCTGGGCCGACATACGCAGAGCGCCGTGACCAAGGATAATAAGCTGCTCGGCAAAGTCCGCGCTGGCCACAAGCACCCGGCGGTGCACTTTTGTGAGCTGATAGCTGGCCTTCTCAATGTAGGCGTCGGCGGTCTCGGCCTCTTTGGTGTAGACAATATGGATATTGTGATACTTGGTGACGGACCCCGCGCCGCCGGGGACTTTATATGCGTCGAAAACCAGGATTATCCTGTTCTGGCGGAAACCTTGATAGTTGCAGAGGATATCTGCCAGGGCCGTGCGGGCGGCGGACAGGTCCAGCTTTGATAGAGCGTTCAGCTCCTCCCAGGCGAAGATCATGTTATAGCCGTCCACCAGCAGATACTCCGGCCCCTGGGGCGGAAGTTCTATGGGGCGGCGGGGAGACTTGGGGTCATTAGGGGAGGACGCGGGCCGCTTTGGCCGGGGGGCGGGCTCAAAGGCCCGGGGCTTTATAGGGCCGTAGGTGCGCTCGAAGATGGCAAGCAGCTCCTTGTCCGCTTCAAGGGGCGCAAGGGGGCGGGAGCCCCGGGGAGAGGAATTATCAGGCTCCCCGGGGGCTGGGACAAAAGGGACGCCGTCCGCGCCAAGCTTTAGGGCGGGCAGGTGCATATAACTCTCCACCTCATTCCAGGGGACAAGAAAGCTGGCTCCATGTCCGCAGAATACCGAGCCCGGCGGATCCTCCAGATCCTTCTCGGGGTCGTAACCGATGGATTTTATTACGGATTCCTGGTCCGGGCAGGGTTTATAGCCAGACAGAGTACAGGACACCCGGCCCCGGCCCTTGGTATAGGCGGCGACCTCTGCGGCGTAGTCGCCGAAGGCAGCCACTGGGACGCTGGCCTCTATGACGGTCTCCTCGCCTACGGTCTGGGGCTGCCCGGCCCCGCCGCCCATGCGCTGAATATCCGTTAGAACCCGGCCTAAGCTCTCGGCGGGCACCTCCAGGCGCAGGGAGTACCAGGGCTCCAGGAGCACGGAGCGGGCCTTCATCAGTCCCTGGCGCACGGCCCGATAGGTGGCCTGGCGGAAGTCGCCGCCCTCGGTGTGCTTGAGATGGGCCCGGCCCGCCACAAGGGTGATGCGCACGTCCGTCAGGGCCGAGCCGGTGAGCACCCCCCGGTAGACCTTCTCCGCCAGGTGGGTGAGCACCAGCCGCTGCCAGTTCCCGGCGAAGTCGTCCTCGGAGCAGGCCGCAGCCAGCTCCACTCCGCTGCCAAGAGGGAGGGGCTCTAGGAGCAGGTGCACCTCGGCGTAGTGGCGCAGGGGCTCGAAGTGGCCGACTCCCTCCACCGGGGCGGCGATGGTCTCCTTGTAGACCACGCTGCCCTGGCTGAATTCTACCTCCAGGCCGAAGCGGTCAAGAATCACCCGCTTTAGTATCTCGGCCTGAATCCTGCCCATGAGGCGCACGGTTATCTGTCCCAGGGCTTCGTTCCACTCCAGGTGCAGCTGGGGGTCCTCCTCCGAGAGCTCCCGGAGCTTTGGCAGCACGGAATTTGCGGGGACCCCCTCGGGCAGCAGCATACGGTAGGCTATGGCGGGTTCCAGGGCCGGAGGAGGGCTGGACTTCTCGGCCCCAAGGGCCTGGCCGGGGAAGGTGGAGCTAAGGCCGGTAATCGCGCATATGGTCCCGGCCTTTACGGAGCTCTGGGGGGTGAATTTTGCTCCGGAGTAGACGCGTATTTCGTTGACCTTCTCCCCGCCGCCGGGGAGGTCTATGGTTTCCTTTACGCCGAGACTGCCGCCGGTTATCTTTACGTGGGTAAGGCGGGCGCCCCGGTCGTCCCGGGTTATCTTGTAGACCCGGGCGGCAAAGTTTCCGCCCCACTGGGGACGGGGGGCAAGTCTTGTAAGGCCGTCCAGGAGCCGGTCCACCCCCCGGAGCTTTAGGGCGCTGCCGAAGAAGCAGGGGAAGCATTTGCGCTCTGATATAAGGCGGCGGAGGGTGGGCTCGTCTATAGAGCCTGTTTCCAGGTACTCGGAGAGGGCGGCTTCGTCCCCAAGGGCTGCGGTCTCGAAGAAGCTGTCCTCGCCATATGCGTCCATGTTCAGAAGGTTCGGGGAGAGGGTATGCTTCAGTTTTTCAAGGAGGGCGGCCTGGTCCACGGGCTGGTCCATCTTGTTGAGGAACAGGAACACCGGCACCTTGTGGCGCTCTAAAAGCCGCCAGAGGGTGAGAGTGTGGCCCTGGGGGCCGTCGGGGCCGGAGACCACCAGAAGGGCGCAGTCCAGGACCTGGAGGGTGCGCTCTGCCTCGGCGGCAAAGTCCACGTGGCCGGGGGTGTCCAGCAGTGTGAGCTCCACGTCTGGAAGAGGAAGGACGGCCTGCTTTAAGAAGATGGTGATGCCCCGCGCGCGCTCGAGACTGTCGTGGTCCAAAAAGGCGTCGGCGTGATCCACGCGGCCCAGGGTTCGCAGGGCGCCGCCCCGGTATAGGAGGGCTTCGGATAGGGTGGTTTTACCGGCGTCCACGTGAGCAAGGAGGCCGACGGTGAGCTTGCGCATGGGCGGAGCTCCTTTCTGGGGTTATTTTATATCGTACACACTGCGTGCCCGAAGCTCCTCCGGCTTGCCACGCAGTATTTTAACCCGGTACTCTCCCGGGAGCATATCAAAATAGTTATCGCTTAGAACCAGATTTTCTTTTGCATTGCGTATCTCCACGCCCTGGGCGTAGGCCTTAGAGGTGACTATGATCTCCTCGCCGTCAAGACGGCAGTCAAGCTGGGGGTCATGGAATTCATAGTATTTGGGCGGGACAAACAGCGCCGTGCCGAAGCTTATGGGCGCGCTCTTTTCATAGAGAGTATAGGTCACAAGGTCGCTGAATATATCCGCCTCAGGCAGAAGCACCTCATCAAGCCAGGCGCTCTCCAGGGGCGGTACGGTGAGGGAGATGGTCTCCTCGCGCTTTACACGGCCGGAGTTATCGCGAAGGGCCCACTTTATGAGCACGGTATGGGGGGCGAGGGTATCGTTGGTGACGCAAAGGCCCAGGGCCTTATCCTGGCCGGAGAGCTCCCCACAGGAGAGTAGAAGCGGCGCAAAGAAGCGCTTTGCAAAGTAGTGCAGGGCCTTCCACCGGCCGGTATAGTCGATGGAGGAGCAGGAGACCTGGGGGCGGCAGTCGTCCAGCTGCCGGTAGAGGGCCCCCATGCAGCGGCCCCTGTGCCGCCGGTAACGCTGGGCGGCGGCGCGGAGTATCTCCGCCTGAGAGAGCTGGGAGGCGTAAAGGAGCGTATCAAAGGAGGTGGGGCAGAGGTAGTACCGCTGGATATTCGCCATGATATGGGCCGTATCGCGGGGGGTATCTGAGTGCTCCTCCATGGACCGGGAGAACAGGTTGCGCTCCTTTGGAGGGGTGAAGCTCTCCACTGTGGGCAGGCAGGGGCAGGAGGGCGTCCCGAAGTCCGAGACATAACGCCCGGGGCCTTTCTGGTCGGAGCATTTGGAGTGGACGTCGCCGCTGTCAGGGCTGTCCGGCCGGTCGAAGCCTCCGCCGGAGGAGGGGCTTGAGGGCCAATAAAACGCATCGGGGTCGCATCTTTTAAGCTCCTTGGGGATGATGTACTCAAAGAGGCGGATATAGTCGGCCCTCTGCCTGGGGGTAAGTTTGGGGGCGGAGAGCTCCAGCCCTTCATTGCCGCACCAGAGGGCGATGCACGGATGGTGCCTGAGGCGGGTGACGCTGTTACGGACCTGGGCCTTTATATTCTCCGCAAGCTCCTGGGTCAGGTCATAGGCCGGGCTTGAAAACATAAAGTCCTGCCAGACCATAAGGCCCAGCTCGTCGCATATATCGTAGAAGAAGCCGTGGGGGCAGACCCCGCCCCGGACCCTTATGCAGTTGAAGTTTGCCGCCGCCGCGTCCTCAAGGAGCCGCCGAGTGCGCTCGGGGGTGCTATCCTCCCGGGGAGTATAGCCTGCGCCCATGGCAAATATCTTCACGCCGTTTATCATGTGGGCAAAGCTCTCGCCATATCCGTCTGTCTCTATGGACATTGAAGCTGTGCGCAGGCCTATCTTTTGCTCCCAGAAATCGGCCACTTGGCCATCAAGCCTTGCCTCTACCCGGACGGTGTAGAGGGACTGCTCCCCATACCCCCGGGGCCACCAGAGCTGGGGGCCCTCTATGGCCAGGTGGGCGGGGAAGGAGGGGAGCTCTGTCACACGACCACGGGGGTCGGTGACAAATACGGTGAATTCCGTATCCCCCGCTGTGCAAAAGTCCCCCATAATGTCCAGCATGACCGCGCCGTTCATGTGTGTCTGGCTGACGAACACGTCCATTATTATATTATGCGCTGCCTGTTTCATCATACGGTTTTCCACTCCCCATACTGAGCCAGGTAGAGTAGAGGAACATCTCGCCTATGGGAAGCCCGGAGACCTCCTCCATGGCGCGGGCGTACAGCCTTATCTGCACCATATACCGCCGCCAGAGCTCCTCTATATCCTCTACCCGGTCTGTTTTAAAGTCGATAATATTCAGTCTGCCCTCCTCCAGGAACGTACAGTCCACAGAGCCCTGGAGCACCACGGGCTCCTCCGGGGCGGGAGTCCCCGGCTGGGCCAGGCCGGCGGGTATCACGGCGGTAAAGCGCCGCTCCTTTATGACCTGGGGCGAGGCCAGCACCCTTTGGCCCAGCGGGCTTCTAAAGAACGCCCGCACCCGTTTTACCTCTACCGCCCCCGCCTGCTCGGGGGTCAGATACCGAAGGTCCGACAGCCGGTTTATTTCGGCCGCCGGGTCCCTTGCGGCGGCGGGGAAGTCCGCGAACTGCATGAACTCGTGCAGGGCTATGCCCCGCTGGGCCGGGGTCATGCCCTTTGCCCCCAACCACGCCGGTCTTGTGAGGTTCAGCTCCCGGGAGCCCCCCTGCTGTGCCGCCAGCTTGGAGGCGGAAACCTTGGCGGGCACGTCCAGCACACGGGCGTGGGGGTACTCGAAGGCCGCCTGGGCCTGAAGCCGGGCGTAGAGCTCCATGTCGGGCTCTGCGGCCAGCTCCTCTGCGGGAGCGTCCTCGGCCTCTGGGGGCGCGTACTCCGTAAGGGATATCCGCCAGGGCGCGCCGCTGTCTGAAACGGAGACGTTCTCGTCTATGCCCGCAAGCCGTCTGAGCTCTCTGCCCTCCGGGCGCCGAAGGGCGCAGAGCAGGAGCCAGGCGGCGGCGCTTCTGGACTTGCGCACGGTGAAGGGGGAGACTCTGTTCCCTGGCGGCTCCATGGCCGCCTTTTGCAGCAGCGTCTCCATGTCCGGCGCGGAGGACACCAGAAGCAGCTTCTCCTGTGCCCGGGTCATGGCCACATACAGCACGCGTAGCTCTTCGGCCCCGGCCCCACGAGCAGTCTCAAGGGCGATGGCCTCCCGGGCGGTGGTGGTGAACCTTGCGCCCCCGGGGCCCTCCTTCAGTTTGACCCCCAGGCCCAGCTCCGGGTGCAGAAGCACCTCCTCGGCCTGGTCCCCGGCAAAGTTCCTGCCGCAGCCGGCCACTATGCACACCGGGAACTGGAGCCCCTTTGACTTGTGTATGCTCATGATGCTCACCGCGTCGGAGCCTGTGGGCTGGAGCTCGGCGGCCTGCAAATCCGTGCCCGAGTCCCGAAGCCGGTCCAGAAACCTGACAAAGCCCGACAGCCCGTGATAGCCGGAGCTCTCATATTCCTGGGCATACCTCTGCAAAAGCTGGAGGTTGGCAAGCCGCCCCGCCCCCTCGTCCATAGCAAGGGCCATGTCCGGGAAACCCGTGCGGCCATAGAGCAGGGTTATAAAGCCGTCGGCGGGCATGGTGGCCGCAAGGCTGCGCAGCTCTGAGAGCTCCTTCAGAACCTTTTGGCAGCGAGGATCCCTTTCCGCCGCCCGGGTAAGGGAAACATACACAGATACGGACTTGTCCCCGGCACGGAGTTCTGCCGCATCGTCGGCGGAGAAACCGTATATGGGGCTCATCAAGAGAGCCAAGAGGGGAATGTCCTGGTTGGGGTTGTCTATCACCCGCAAAAAGGAGAGCATTGTCTGTATCTCCGCCGCCGCGAAGAAACCACCGCTCACCGTGGCCCGGGCGGGCACCCCAAGGCGCTTCAGCTCCTGGGCGTATACGTGGGCGTGCTTATTGGCACTTCTCAAAAGTATGCAGAAATCCCCGAAGGCCGCGGGGCGCTCGGCGTCCCCCTCGCTGACGGTAAATCCACCGTTTATAAGCTCCTTTATCCTCTTGGCTATAAAGGCCGCTTCGGCGGTCTCGGCGGGGGCCTTTCCCCGGGAGATAAAGACGGCCTCGGTATCGCAGCCCTCCTTGGGGCCATAGCCCGCGCCGCAGACCAGCCGCTCCTCGCCGGTATAGTCCACATCCCCGGCCTCGCGGCTCATAAGCTGTGAGAAGACGAAGTTTACCGCCTCCGTCACCTCCCGCCGGGAGCGGAAATTTCGGTCCAGGACAATATAGGCGGGGTATTCCGGCGCGCTCCTGTCATACTTTTCAAAGGCCCGGCGGCAGCGCAGAAATATCTCCGGCATGGCCCGGCGAAAGCCGTAGATGCTCTGCTTCACGTCGCCCACCATAAAGAGGTTTTTGCCCTCTTTTGATACGGCCCGGAAGATGCTGTCCTGGACCTCGTTGATGTCCTGGTACTCGTCTATCATTATCTCGTCAAACCGCCCGGCCACCTCCAGGGCGGCGGGGGTGGGGGAGCCGTCCTCACGGACAAACAGCCGGATGGCGCAGTGCTCCAGGTCGCTGTAGTCCAGAAAGCCCTTCTGCCGCTTTTTGACCTCATAGCGCTTTGAGAAATCTAAAGTCAGCTCCGCAAGGCTTTGGAGCAGCGGTCCGGCCTTCTCCAGTTCCTCAAGGCAGGCGGCCCGGGGGGCCGAAAGGCAGCGGGAAAGGCCGGGGATCACCCGCTTTACCTCGGCGCGCACGGCTTCAAGCCGGGAAACCAGGGGGTCCTCCCCGGCCCCTTTTGGCAGGCGGCCCCGCCTTGCGGGGGACCACTGGCCCACAAGGCGGGAGCAGAGGTCCCAGTCCCCGGTCCGGGCGGCTTTCATAAGGGCCAGGCAGCCCTCCCGGTCGGCGGAGAGAGCCGGGGCGAAGCTCTCGTATATGGGCCCGTCCTCTCCGCAGAGGGCCAGCGCGCCCTTCAGCAGGGCGGCGGCGTGCCCGGCGGCTTCGGCGGCGTACTCAAGGATAACGCGCTCCCAGGGCGTACCGTCCCCGGCAAAGTACATCTTCACCTTTTCATTAAGCCACTTTTCCGGGAAGGGGTGGCTCTGCATGAAGCGGTACAGGGTCAGGACCATGCGGGTTATGCGCCGGTCGTCCCGCTCGGCGGCAAAGGCGTCGGAGAGTTCCCGTATGCTGCCGCTGTCATAGGCGGCGGACATGGCCTCCTCCAGAGACTCGTTTATCAGCTCCTGCTCCCGCTTGTCGGAGAGTATCTTGAACTCCGGCGCTATGTCCAGAAGGTGGAAAAATTCCCGGACCATCTCCGCGCAGAAGCTGTCCACCGTGCCGATATGGGCCTGATGCAGCAGTATGCTCTGGCGGCGGAGAAGGCCGCTGCCCGGGTTCTCCCTCAAAAGCTCATAGAGCCGCCCCTCAAGCCGGGCGCGCATCTCCGCCGCCGCGGCCTTTGTAAAGGTGACTATCAAAAGCCGGTTGGCCGGCGTGGGGTTCCTCCGGTCTATAAGCCGCTCTATGGCTCTCTGCACCAGCACGGCAGTCTTGCCGGAGCCTGCCGCCGCCGCCACCAGCACCGTGCCCCTCCTTGCTTCTATCGCGTCCCACTGGCTGTCCGTCCACTTCATTCCCTCGCCCCCTTAAATAAATCTAAGCCTACCGCGCCTCCTCCAGCACCTGCTCGCAGTATTGGCAGCGATAGCGGTGCCGCTCGCCGTCGCAGAGGGTGAACACCTGGTCCACGTCCTCCACGCTGGTTATGCACCGGGGATTCTTGCAGCTGACGATATTCACAAGCTTCTTCGGCAGCTTGGGCTGTTTCTTCTCGATGAGCTCCCCGTCCCGGATAACACAGACGGTGGCGTGGTCGTCTATAAAGCCCAGCACGTCCAGGTCTATGTCCGTCAGGCCCTCTATCTTGATTATATCTTTTTTGCCGAACTTGCTGCTGCGGGCATTGCGTATTATGGCCACGCAGGTGTCCAGCTTCTGAAGCTCCAGAAGCTCATACACCCGCATACCACGCCCGGCGGTG encodes the following:
- a CDS encoding zinc-dependent alcohol dehydrogenase; its protein translation is MLQQVMTEPGKIEFREIPVPEAGPGQVLVRIMEIGVCGSDIHVYHGEHPFTSYPVTQGHEVSGVIEKLGKGVEGLKVGQKVTIQPQVVCGECWPCRNGKYNLCESLKVMGFQTTGVASEYFAVDAEKVTPLPEEMSLEEGAMIEPLAVAVHAVRRAGDVRGRDICVLGAGPIGILVAQAAKGMGAGRVMVTDVSNLRLEKAKECGADAVVNTRERDFGEAFAEFFGPDKADVIYDCAGNDVTMGQAIKYARKGSTIILVAVFAKIANIDLAVLNDHELDLNTSMMYRSEDYEKAIELVQEGKVRLMPLLSKRFPFKEYLEAYKYIDGNRESTMKVLIDVQR
- a CDS encoding TrmH family RNA methyltransferase translates to MIRDINNRDAAFQKLQVLKTNRNKRHRYGQFLVEGVRNINQAAANGWEIASFVYPRDRELSDWAKGMLRDVRTQENLRLGPGLMEELSGKEDTSELMAVVNMRSGGAGEFRLPENPLLVLFDRPSNRGNLGTLLRSCDGLGADGLILTGHGVDLYDPEVVTASMGSFFRVQAAQMELRDVTAYIEELRERYPGFRTVGTTAHRQRAVWGEDLSGPVLLMLGNETEGLSYGFKQSCDVLCTIPMAEEGSASSFNVACAGTVLMYEAVRQRAERG
- a CDS encoding translation factor GTPase family protein — protein: MRKLTVGLLAHVDAGKTTLSEALLYRGGALRTLGRVDHADAFLDHDSLERARGITIFLKQAVLPLPDVELTLLDTPGHVDFAAEAERTLQVLDCALLVVSGPDGPQGHTLTLWRLLERHKVPVFLFLNKMDQPVDQAALLEKLKHTLSPNLLNMDAYGEDSFFETAALGDEAALSEYLETGSIDEPTLRRLISERKCFPCFFGSALKLRGVDRLLDGLTRLAPRPQWGGNFAARVYKITRDDRGARLTHVKITGGSLGVKETIDLPGGGEKVNEIRVYSGAKFTPQSSVKAGTICAITGLSSTFPGQALGAEKSSPPPALEPAIAYRMLLPEGVPANSVLPKLRELSEEDPQLHLEWNEALGQITVRLMGRIQAEILKRVILDRFGLEVEFSQGSVVYKETIAAPVEGVGHFEPLRHYAEVHLLLEPLPLGSGVELAAACSEDDFAGNWQRLVLTHLAEKVYRGVLTGSALTDVRITLVAGRAHLKHTEGGDFRQATYRAVRQGLMKARSVLLEPWYSLRLEVPAESLGRVLTDIQRMGGGAGQPQTVGEETVIEASVPVAAFGDYAAEVAAYTKGRGRVSCTLSGYKPCPDQESVIKSIGYDPEKDLEDPPGSVFCGHGASFLVPWNEVESYMHLPALKLGADGVPFVPAPGEPDNSSPRGSRPLAPLEADKELLAIFERTYGPIKPRAFEPAPRPKRPASSPNDPKSPRRPIELPPQGPEYLLVDGYNMIFAWEELNALSKLDLSAARTALADILCNYQGFRQNRIILVFDAYKVPGGAGSVTKYHNIHIVYTKEAETADAYIEKASYQLTKVHRRVLVASADFAEQLIILGHGALRMSAQELRLEVEQANGEIRDILARQALLPKGGGNMREAFRKATEDKDKY
- a CDS encoding beta-mannosidase, with protein sequence MMKQAAHNIIMDVFVSQTHMNGAVMLDIMGDFCTAGDTEFTVFVTDPRGRVTELPSFPAHLAIEGPQLWWPRGYGEQSLYTVRVEARLDGQVADFWEQKIGLRTASMSIETDGYGESFAHMINGVKIFAMGAGYTPREDSTPERTRRLLEDAAAANFNCIRVRGGVCPHGFFYDICDELGLMVWQDFMFSSPAYDLTQELAENIKAQVRNSVTRLRHHPCIALWCGNEGLELSAPKLTPRQRADYIRLFEYIIPKELKRCDPDAFYWPSSPSSGGGFDRPDSPDSGDVHSKCSDQKGPGRYVSDFGTPSCPCLPTVESFTPPKERNLFSRSMEEHSDTPRDTAHIMANIQRYYLCPTSFDTLLYASQLSQAEILRAAAQRYRRHRGRCMGALYRQLDDCRPQVSCSSIDYTGRWKALHYFAKRFFAPLLLSCGELSGQDKALGLCVTNDTLAPHTVLIKWALRDNSGRVKREETISLTVPPLESAWLDEVLLPEADIFSDLVTYTLYEKSAPISFGTALFVPPKYYEFHDPQLDCRLDGEEIIVTSKAYAQGVEIRNAKENLVLSDNYFDMLPGEYRVKILRGKPEELRARSVYDIK
- the addA gene encoding helicase-exonuclease AddAB subunit AddA, with amino-acid sequence MKWTDSQWDAIEARRGTVLVAAAAGSGKTAVLVQRAIERLIDRRNPTPANRLLIVTFTKAAAAEMRARLEGRLYELLRENPGSGLLRRQSILLHQAHIGTVDSFCAEMVREFFHLLDIAPEFKILSDKREQELINESLEEAMSAAYDSGSIRELSDAFAAERDDRRITRMVLTLYRFMQSHPFPEKWLNEKVKMYFAGDGTPWERVILEYAAEAAGHAAALLKGALALCGEDGPIYESFAPALSADREGCLALMKAARTGDWDLCSRLVGQWSPARRGRLPKGAGEDPLVSRLEAVRAEVKRVIPGLSRCLSAPRAACLEELEKAGPLLQSLAELTLDFSKRYEVKKRQKGFLDYSDLEHCAIRLFVREDGSPTPAALEVAGRFDEIMIDEYQDINEVQDSIFRAVSKEGKNLFMVGDVKQSIYGFRRAMPEIFLRCRRAFEKYDRSAPEYPAYIVLDRNFRSRREVTEAVNFVFSQLMSREAGDVDYTGEERLVCGAGYGPKEGCDTEAVFISRGKAPAETAEAAFIAKRIKELINGGFTVSEGDAERPAAFGDFCILLRSANKHAHVYAQELKRLGVPARATVSGGFFAAAEIQTMLSFLRVIDNPNQDIPLLALLMSPIYGFSADDAAELRAGDKSVSVYVSLTRAAERDPRCQKVLKELSELRSLAATMPADGFITLLYGRTGFPDMALAMDEGAGRLANLQLLQRYAQEYESSGYHGLSGFVRFLDRLRDSGTDLQAAELQPTGSDAVSIMSIHKSKGLQFPVCIVAGCGRNFAGDQAEEVLLHPELGLGVKLKEGPGGARFTTTAREAIALETARGAGAEELRVLYVAMTRAQEKLLLVSSAPDMETLLQKAAMEPPGNRVSPFTVRKSRSAAAWLLLCALRRPEGRELRRLAGIDENVSVSDSGAPWRISLTEYAPPEAEDAPAEELAAEPDMELYARLQAQAAFEYPHARVLDVPAKVSASKLAAQQGGSRELNLTRPAWLGAKGMTPAQRGIALHEFMQFADFPAAARDPAAEINRLSDLRYLTPEQAGAVEVKRVRAFFRSPLGQRVLASPQVIKERRFTAVIPAGLAQPGTPAPEEPVVLQGSVDCTFLEEGRLNIIDFKTDRVEDIEELWRRYMVQIRLYARAMEEVSGLPIGEMFLYSTWLSMGSGKPYDETGSA
- a CDS encoding aspartate carbamoyltransferase regulatory subunit, yielding MLNIDSIENGIVIDHITAGRGMRVYELLELQKLDTCVAIIRNARSSKFGKKDIIKIEGLTDIDLDVLGFIDDHATVCVIRDGELIEKKQPKLPKKLVNIVSCKNPRCITSVEDVDQVFTLCDGERHRYRCQYCEQVLEEAR